One Brassica oleracea var. oleracea cultivar TO1000 chromosome C7, BOL, whole genome shotgun sequence genomic window carries:
- the LOC106301287 gene encoding succinyl-CoA ligase [ADP-forming] subunit beta, mitochondrial, producing MRGLVNKLVCRSLTVAGKWQNQQLRRLNIHEYQGAELMGKYGVNVPKGVAVSSLDQVKNAIQQAFPNESELVVKSQILAGGRGLGTFKSGLQGGVHIVNHDHAQDIAGKMLGQVLVTKQTGPQGKVVSKVYLCEKLSLVNEMYFSIILDRKSAGPLIIACKKGGTSIEDLADKFPDMIIKVPIDVFAGITDEDAAKVVDGLAPKAAGRKDSIEQVKKLYELFRKTDCTMLEINPLAETSTNQLVAADAKLNFDDNAAFRQKEIFALRDPTQEDPREVSAAKVDLNYIGLDGEIGCMVNGAGLAMATMDIIKLHGGTPANFLDVGGNASEHQVVEAFKILTSDDKVKAILVNIFGGIMKCDVIASGIVNAAKEVSLKVPVVVRLEGTNVEQGKRILKESGMKLITADDLDDAAEKAVKALAD from the exons ATGAGGGGATTGGTGAACAAGCTGGTGTGCAGATCTCTCACCGTCGCCGGGAAATGGCAGAATCAACAGCTTCGCCGTCTCAACATCCACGAGTATCAG GGAGCTGAGCTGATGGGTAAATACGGAGTGAATGTGCCAAAGGGAGTCGCTGTTTCTTCCTTGGATCAAGTTAAAAATGCTATCCAACAAGCTTTCCCTAACGAATCCGAG CTGGTCGTTAAGAGCCAGATCTTGGCTGGTGGAAGAGGTCTCGGAACCTTCAAGAGTGGTCTTCAGGGTGGTGTTCACATTGTCAACCATGATCACGCTCAAGATATTGCTG GAAAGATGCTTGGACAAGTTCTCGTCACCAAACAAACTGGTCCTCAAGGCAAAGTTGTCAGCAAG GTTTACTTGTGTGAGAAACTGTCTCTCGTCAATGAGATGTACTTCTCCATTATTCTTGACCGTAAATCTGCTGGACCG TTGATAATTGCCTGTAAAAAGGGTGGTACCAGCATCGAAGATCTTGCTGACAAGTTCCCTGACATGATTATTAAG GTACCGATCGATGTGTTTGCAGGAATTACTGATGAAGATGCTGCCAAGGTTGTGGATGGTCTGGCTCCAAAAGCTGCTGGCAGAAAAGATTCGATTGAACAAGTCAAGAAGCTATACGAACTCTTCCGCAAGACTGACTGCACAATGTTGGAA ATCAACCCTCTCGCTGAGACATCCACTAATCAATTGGTAGCTGCTGATGCCAAGTTGAACTTTGATGATAACGCTGCTTTCCGTCAGAAAGAGATTTTTGCTCTTCGTGATCCTACACAGGAGGATCCACGAGAG GTGTCTGCTGCAAAAGTTGACTTGAATTATATCGGTTTAGATGGAGAGATTGGCTGTATGGTGAACGGTGCTGGATTGGCCATGGCAACCATGGACATCATTAAATTGCACGGTGGGACTCCGGCAAATTTCCTTGACGTCGGTGGAAACGCTTCTGAGCACCAG GTGGTGGAGGCGTTTAAGATACTGACGTCGGACGATAAAGTGAAAGCAATATTGGTGAACATATTTGGTGGAATAATGAAATGTGATGTGATTGCTAGTGGAATTGTGAATGCTGCTAAAGAG GTTTCACTGAAAGTACCAGTGGTGGTTCGTCTAGAAGGAACAAATGTGGAACAGGGAAAGAGAATCCTCAAGGAAAGTGGAATGAAACTTATAACGGCTGATGATTTGGATGATGCTGCAGAGAAAGCTGTCAAAGCATTAGCTGATTAA